The Aphis gossypii isolate Hap1 chromosome 3, ASM2018417v2, whole genome shotgun sequence genome includes a region encoding these proteins:
- the LOC114121190 gene encoding DNA polymerase subunit gamma-2, mitochondrial, giving the protein MSLLNRILPMCKAYAYMEPIIINSTIDHLKYGATGELLCQNIRNEWLYSNVTSRDESVFQFCNAQEKYNNDILSLKDPFMNAKQFCNNQLPFSFADSRSICEQSDSKDSGIEDRKCFSPKKFSRLKYFAFCIPEESQQFFYHWQRQRKIWWRKFSANPGRFSLTEILTDDNGQETTEIRAEFEWGQETIETIRNVNTKMFDNLEPAEQEMFLSKIGKRKVLPHVVESETSLEKACMVFLCDGYAELPYHNDRRTVFRFHRKLAPYKITFAAPLLNAKKADELRQLSIYLGLNLKKSGVSTLISPNIAKKSLESQFTDSDYLGIPYIAVLNESTLEDGILGLRSIETTLEEKIHVAKLTSYVELLIKNY; this is encoded by the exons ATGAGTCTACTCAACAGAATATTACCCATGTGTAAAGCTTATGCATACATGGAACCAATAATCATCAATAGTACTATTGaccatttaaaatatggtgCTACAGGTGAACTATTATGTCAAAATATCAGAAATGAATGGTTATATAGCAATGTGACTAGTAGAGATGAAAGTGTATTTCAGTTTTGTAATGCACAGGAAAAATACAACAATGATATTCTAA GTCTTAAAGATCCATTTATGAATGCAAAACAGTTTTGCAATAACCAACTACCATTCAGTTTTGCTGATTCCAGAAGTATCTGTGAACAATCAGATTCAAAGGATTCTGGGATTGAAGATAGAAAATGTTTTag CCCTAAGAAATTttcaagattaaaatattttgcattttgtATACCAGAAGAAAGTCAACAATTTTTCTATCATTGGCAAAGGCAACGCAAAATTTGGTGGAgaaaa TTCTCGGCCAATCCTGGTAGATTTTCATTGACAGAAATATTGACCGATGATAATGGCCAAGAGACCACAGAAATTCGTGCTGAATTTGAATGGGGTCAAGAGACAATTGAAACCATACGTAACGTAAAcactaaaatgtttgataatctTGAGCCAGCTGAACAAGAAATGTTTTTA tCAAAGATAGGAAAAAGAAAAGTCTTGCCTCACGTTGTGGAAAGTGAAACTAGTCTCGAAAAAGCGTGTATGGTGTTTCTGTGCGACGGATATGCGGAGTTGCCTTATCATAATGATCGCAGAACAGTGTTCCGGTTTCATCGTAAATTGGCtccatataaaataacatttgcaGCTCCGTTATTAA atGCAAAGAAAGCAGACGAACTGAGGCAACTCTCCATATACTTAggactaaatttaaaaaaatctggaGTATCAACCTTAATATCTCCAAACATAGCAAAAAAATCTCTTGAATCACAATTCACAGATTCAGACTACCTTGGCATACCTTATATAGCTGTACTCAACGAGTCTACTTTAGAAGATGGTATTTTAGGACTTCGTAGTATTGAAACTACTCTTGAG GAAAAAATCCATGTGGCCAAATTGACTTCTTATGTCGAACTTCTCATAAAGAATTACTAA